From Xylocopilactobacillus apis, a single genomic window includes:
- a CDS encoding CtsR family transcriptional regulator, with protein MSQSNNLSDLIEEYIKSILKENFEVELRRQQIADYFNVVPSQINYVIKTRFDSKHGYYVESKRGGGGYIRIVKLQFVECGDLLEKVKADIGSVLTLSDATTIVNQLISEEVITDSCGRIIISALDNDALGDIEKPVQNKLRAHILKCILTKLEYEN; from the coding sequence ATGAGCCAATCAAATAATTTATCAGATTTAATTGAAGAATATATAAAAAGTATTTTAAAAGAGAATTTTGAAGTCGAACTGAGAAGGCAGCAAATCGCTGATTACTTTAATGTTGTGCCTTCTCAAATAAACTATGTGATTAAGACTCGTTTTGATTCAAAACATGGTTATTATGTTGAGAGTAAACGCGGTGGTGGCGGTTACATTAGAATTGTTAAGCTGCAGTTTGTTGAATGCGGAGATCTTTTGGAAAAGGTTAAAGCTGATATTGGGTCGGTTTTAACTTTAAGTGATGCGACTACGATTGTTAATCAATTAATCAGTGAAGAAGTTATTACAGACTCTTGCGGTCGGATTATTATTTCTGCACTTGACAACGATGCCTTAGGAGATATAGAAAAACCCGTTCAAAATAAATTAAGAGCTCATATTTTAAAGTGTATTTTGACAAAGCTAGAGTATGAGAATTAG
- a CDS encoding ATP-dependent Clp protease ATP-binding subunit — protein sequence MDNLFTPSARMVLEIAQENAKMYGHYAVSTEHLLLALVIETEGIAGKTLRKLNVNEADIREEIDDLTGFGTGVENAGISNNLGYSQKAKEILAVAGDEAKRLGALKIGTEHILISLLREDDVLATRILVNLGLNLNKTRQLLLKKMGISEAPGRTGAKRRPVSNPEMTTNKNTKTPTLDKLARDLTELARQNRVDPVIGREKEVKRVIQILSRRTKNNPVLIGEPGVGKTAIAEGLAEKIVAGTVPEEMQDDRLMMLDMGSLVAGTKYRGEFEDRLKKLIKEVSNSDNVILFIDELHTLIGAGGAEGAIDASNILKPALARGEIQLIGATTLDEYQKYVEKDAALERRFATVQVDEPTIAETKEILRGLRSRYEEHHYLKISDEAIDAAVELSNRYITNRFLPDKAIDLVDEASAKVHLAHATGSKADSLNKKLLKIEADKESAVKNQDFELAAEIRREEFELKDKLNRAKYGNNSEQKVQEIVVTPEDIAEVVSEWTGVPVTQLTKKESDRLVHLEKFLHQRVIGQDAAVSAISRAIRRTRSGLKDPNRPMGSFMFLGPTGVGKTELAKALAEALFGSEDNIVRIDMSEYMEKYSTSRLIGSPPGYVGYEEGGQLTEKVKNKPYSVVLFDEVEKAHQDVFNLLLQVLDDGFLTDSRGRRVDFRNTIIIMTSNLGATSLRDDHEVGFGARSTSTNDVAIEERIREVLKETYRPEFLNRIDEIVIFKVLTKDEIHQIVKLMVKDFSKRLSDQGITLKVTPSAISLIADKGYNPEYGARTIRRTLQTELEDSMSEQLLSGEISRGDVVTVGAQKDKIKLRIKKSEKKKDKIKV from the coding sequence ATGGATAACTTATTTACACCTAGTGCCAGAATGGTGCTGGAAATTGCACAGGAAAACGCGAAAATGTACGGTCATTATGCGGTGTCAACTGAACACTTATTATTAGCACTGGTCATTGAAACTGAAGGAATTGCTGGGAAAACATTGAGAAAACTCAACGTTAACGAAGCAGATATTCGAGAAGAGATTGATGATTTAACGGGCTTTGGTACTGGCGTAGAAAACGCGGGGATCAGTAATAATTTGGGGTACTCGCAAAAAGCTAAAGAAATTTTGGCTGTCGCAGGAGATGAGGCCAAAAGGCTGGGGGCATTAAAAATTGGAACCGAGCATATTTTGATAAGTCTTTTACGAGAAGATGATGTTTTGGCAACTCGGATTTTAGTAAATTTAGGTCTAAATCTTAACAAAACTCGTCAGCTTTTGCTTAAGAAAATGGGTATCAGTGAAGCGCCAGGAAGGACGGGTGCAAAAAGAAGACCCGTTTCTAATCCGGAAATGACAACGAATAAAAATACCAAGACTCCTACTTTAGATAAATTGGCACGAGATTTAACCGAATTAGCAAGGCAGAATAGAGTTGATCCAGTTATTGGCCGTGAAAAAGAAGTTAAAAGAGTTATTCAAATCCTTTCTCGCAGAACCAAGAATAATCCAGTTTTAATCGGTGAACCGGGAGTTGGGAAAACTGCAATTGCTGAAGGATTAGCTGAAAAGATTGTTGCTGGAACTGTTCCAGAAGAAATGCAGGACGATCGCTTAATGATGCTTGATATGGGCTCTCTTGTTGCGGGCACTAAATATCGGGGTGAATTTGAAGACCGACTGAAAAAATTGATTAAAGAGGTTTCTAACAGCGATAACGTAATTCTTTTTATTGATGAATTGCATACATTAATTGGAGCTGGAGGAGCTGAAGGAGCAATTGACGCTTCCAATATTTTAAAGCCGGCTCTGGCTCGTGGTGAAATCCAGCTGATTGGGGCTACCACATTAGATGAATATCAAAAATATGTGGAAAAAGATGCAGCGCTTGAAAGACGTTTTGCGACGGTTCAGGTTGATGAGCCAACAATTGCTGAAACTAAAGAGATTTTACGAGGGCTACGTTCACGGTATGAAGAACATCACTATTTAAAAATTAGTGATGAGGCAATTGATGCAGCAGTCGAACTATCTAATCGTTACATTACTAATCGATTCTTACCAGATAAGGCAATTGATTTAGTTGATGAAGCTTCAGCTAAGGTTCATTTAGCCCATGCTACTGGTTCTAAGGCCGATTCATTAAATAAAAAGTTGCTGAAGATTGAAGCCGATAAAGAATCTGCAGTAAAAAATCAGGATTTTGAATTAGCAGCTGAAATTCGCAGAGAAGAGTTTGAACTAAAAGATAAGTTAAATCGGGCTAAGTATGGTAATAACTCTGAGCAGAAAGTGCAGGAAATTGTCGTAACTCCAGAAGACATCGCCGAAGTTGTTTCTGAATGGACCGGAGTTCCAGTCACCCAGCTCACAAAAAAAGAATCTGACCGTTTAGTGCATCTCGAAAAATTCCTTCATCAGCGAGTCATTGGACAAGATGCAGCAGTGTCAGCCATTTCAAGAGCAATTAGAAGAACCCGCAGCGGTTTAAAAGATCCTAATCGACCAATGGGTTCATTTATGTTTCTTGGACCAACAGGTGTAGGTAAAACAGAATTAGCGAAGGCTTTAGCAGAAGCATTATTTGGTTCGGAAGATAATATTGTTCGAATTGATATGTCAGAATATATGGAGAAGTACTCGACCAGCCGTTTAATTGGTTCGCCTCCTGGATACGTTGGTTATGAAGAAGGCGGTCAGCTGACCGAAAAAGTTAAAAACAAACCTTATTCAGTTGTTTTATTTGATGAAGTTGAAAAAGCTCACCAAGATGTCTTTAATTTGTTGTTACAAGTTTTAGATGACGGATTTTTGACTGATTCTAGAGGACGAAGGGTTGATTTTCGCAATACAATTATTATCATGACTTCAAACTTAGGTGCGACTTCTCTACGTGATGATCATGAAGTTGGATTTGGTGCTCGAAGTACTTCAACAAATGATGTTGCAATTGAAGAGCGGATCCGAGAGGTGCTAAAAGAAACTTACCGGCCAGAGTTTTTAAATCGAATTGATGAAATTGTCATTTTCAAAGTTTTAACTAAAGATGAAATTCACCAGATCGTTAAGTTAATGGTAAAAGATTTTTCAAAACGGCTATCAGATCAAGGGATTACTTTAAAGGTTACCCCAAGTGCAATCAGCTTAATTGCTGATAAAGGATATAATCCTGAGTATGGAGCTCGTACAATTAGAAGGACTCTGCAGACTGAACTTGAAGATTCAATGAGTGAACAGTTATTGTCCGGTGAAATTTCACGTGGTGATGTGGTAACAGTTGGAGCTCAAAAAGATAAAATAAAGTTACGTATTAAAAAATCTGAAAAGAAAAAGGATAAAATTAAAGTTTGA
- a CDS encoding peptidase U32 family protein — MKDDSLIRFSSTVPVKDIAGTVFDEGIDALIIGNNRFGLRLPTSYDLAETADLTKIAHQKGKKIIVAANAILHNEKLQSYQEYLAALDQIEVDYVMVGDAGAVNIIQNNFPNLKFIYNGEVLDTNSGMMNFWGEEGASYVQLSREIPYVELKELLPKLEVKPILQLFGPIAIEHSGRSLIYNYLDYVDKTNDFAPNEIYKVSLPARPEEEYIMFEDEHGTHMYAPYDLNLLSKFLELVSMGINFFTFDSKFYDGDNWLNIIKIFVKARNYILQDQLNDDRLSELEEKLLQTVPADRKYSIGFYDYQIGDIK; from the coding sequence TTGAAAGATGATTCATTGATCCGATTTTCTTCCACAGTACCCGTAAAAGACATTGCGGGTACTGTTTTTGATGAGGGAATAGATGCATTAATTATCGGGAATAATCGTTTTGGATTGCGTCTGCCCACTAGCTATGATTTAGCGGAAACGGCTGATTTAACTAAAATTGCTCATCAAAAAGGCAAGAAGATTATTGTCGCGGCAAATGCAATTTTGCATAACGAGAAGTTACAGTCTTATCAAGAATATTTAGCAGCTCTTGATCAAATTGAAGTTGATTATGTAATGGTTGGAGATGCAGGAGCAGTTAATATTATTCAAAATAACTTTCCAAATCTAAAATTTATTTACAATGGGGAAGTATTAGACACGAACTCTGGAATGATGAATTTTTGGGGTGAAGAAGGGGCATCGTACGTTCAGTTATCGCGGGAAATCCCTTATGTTGAATTAAAAGAACTTTTGCCGAAGTTGGAAGTAAAACCCATTTTGCAGTTATTTGGTCCAATCGCAATTGAGCATTCAGGCAGAAGTCTTATTTATAATTATTTAGATTATGTTGATAAAACAAATGATTTTGCGCCTAATGAGATTTATAAAGTATCTTTGCCTGCCCGACCGGAAGAAGAATACATCATGTTTGAAGATGAGCATGGGACCCATATGTATGCACCATATGACCTTAATTTATTAAGTAAATTTTTGGAATTAGTCAGTATGGGTATTAACTTCTTCACATTTGACAGTAAGTTTTATGACGGAGATAATTGGCTTAATATAATAAAAATATTTGTTAAAGCACGTAATTATATTTTACAGGATCAGTTAAACGATGATCGGCTGAGTGAGTTAGAGGAAAAATTATTACAAACAGTGCCCGCAGATCGAAAATATTCAATTGGATTTTATGATTATCAGATTGGTGATATTAAATGA
- a CDS encoding peptidase U32 family protein: MMNKPEVLVPAGTPEKLKVAIDYGADAVYIGGERLGLRSRANNYSISDMAEGAAYAHSHGAKVYLAANIVCHENELEDNISYLTEVRDAGVDALIVSDPAIISAVLTKVPGLPVHLSTQASAVNYEAVNFWAKHGLERVVLGRETTFEEIKEIKENTDVEIEAFIQGAMCTSYSGRCVMSNYMNKRDANRGGCAQNCRFLYNLADESGSSLNGDEMFTMSAVDMSLIPVIGQMISTGVDSLKIEGRMKTIHYVSTVANVYRTAVDTYCADPEHFEVDPAWIDELAKISQRRMSFGFFNGAPTKDDELFEHTKPDLGYEFIGEVKGYQDGRVIIQERNNFSEGDELEFYGPNFYHYLTTVNDLQDEDGMKIERASHAMMICSIAIDKELPVGTMIRKKKAAKVRA; encoded by the coding sequence ATGATGAATAAACCTGAAGTATTAGTTCCAGCAGGAACACCTGAAAAATTAAAAGTAGCAATCGATTATGGAGCAGATGCAGTATATATCGGCGGAGAACGGTTAGGACTAAGATCAAGAGCTAATAATTATTCGATTAGTGATATGGCAGAAGGCGCGGCCTATGCTCATAGTCATGGAGCAAAAGTCTATCTTGCCGCTAATATTGTCTGTCATGAAAATGAATTAGAAGATAATATTTCTTATTTGACTGAGGTTCGAGATGCTGGAGTCGATGCGTTAATTGTATCTGATCCAGCAATTATTAGTGCTGTTTTAACAAAAGTACCAGGGCTTCCTGTTCATTTGTCGACCCAAGCATCGGCAGTAAATTATGAGGCAGTAAACTTTTGGGCTAAGCATGGTCTTGAACGAGTTGTATTAGGAAGAGAGACAACTTTTGAAGAGATCAAGGAAATTAAAGAAAACACTGATGTTGAGATCGAAGCCTTTATTCAAGGAGCAATGTGTACTAGTTATTCTGGGCGCTGCGTGATGAGTAATTATATGAACAAGCGCGATGCTAATCGGGGTGGATGTGCTCAAAACTGCCGCTTTCTTTATAATCTTGCTGATGAATCAGGCAGCTCTTTAAACGGCGATGAGATGTTTACCATGTCAGCAGTTGATATGAGTTTAATTCCAGTAATCGGTCAAATGATTTCAACAGGAGTTGACAGTCTTAAAATTGAAGGAAGGATGAAGACGATTCATTATGTCTCAACAGTTGCTAATGTATATCGAACTGCAGTTGATACATATTGTGCAGATCCAGAACATTTTGAAGTTGATCCTGCGTGGATTGATGAGTTAGCTAAAATTTCTCAGCGCCGGATGTCCTTTGGTTTCTTTAATGGAGCTCCAACCAAAGACGATGAGTTATTTGAACATACAAAACCTGACCTCGGTTATGAGTTTATTGGGGAGGTTAAAGGCTATCAAGATGGAAGAGTTATTATTCAGGAACGAAATAACTTTTCTGAAGGTGATGAATTAGAATTTTATGGCCCTAATTTTTACCATTATTTAACAACGGTGAACGATCTTCAGGACGAAGATGGAATGAAAATCGAAAGAGCGAGTCATGCAATGATGATCTGTTCGATTGCAATAGACAAAGAATTACCAGTTGGTACGATGATTAGAAAGAAAAAAGCAGCTAAAGTAAGAGCCTAG
- a CDS encoding alpha/beta fold hydrolase, whose amino-acid sequence MTKINKDLVYDPIHDLKLDLYQNETSGKKQVSIILIHGGGWFRGSKDNETQLAAKLLEAGYNVIVPDYRLAPPSFYPAPLKDMNQVYNWIQDKFPESKIAAVGTSVGGTMAVELAIKYGIPAVSLSGIFDIEKWILKHHDVKAKLSSGKGETPEDQQKINESFYKGFIMNYLNNDEKLLEQATPYYRVKKTTGPVYLFNSLSELAPLSGVLKMEKSLIKKQVPTWVQFIPGTGHGGDYALSVVEDIANFIEKY is encoded by the coding sequence ATGACTAAAATTAATAAAGATCTTGTTTATGATCCAATACATGATTTAAAGTTGGATCTCTATCAAAATGAAACTAGCGGTAAAAAACAAGTGAGTATAATTTTGATTCATGGTGGAGGATGGTTTCGCGGTTCAAAAGATAACGAGACTCAACTGGCAGCCAAATTGTTGGAAGCCGGATATAACGTTATCGTTCCCGATTATCGTTTAGCACCGCCAAGTTTTTATCCAGCTCCTTTAAAGGATATGAATCAAGTTTATAATTGGATTCAGGACAAATTCCCAGAAAGTAAAATCGCAGCAGTCGGAACCTCTGTAGGTGGAACAATGGCAGTTGAACTAGCAATTAAATATGGAATTCCAGCCGTGTCGCTTTCAGGTATTTTTGATATCGAAAAATGGATTTTAAAACATCATGATGTAAAGGCTAAGCTTAGTTCTGGCAAAGGTGAAACTCCTGAAGATCAGCAAAAAATTAATGAAAGTTTCTATAAAGGCTTTATCATGAACTATCTAAATAATGATGAAAAATTATTGGAGCAGGCAACACCCTATTATCGAGTAAAGAAGACCACGGGTCCAGTTTATTTATTTAATTCATTATCAGAATTGGCGCCATTAAGTGGAGTTTTGAAGATGGAAAAATCATTAATTAAAAAACAGGTTCCAACTTGGGTTCAATTTATACCAGGGACGGGGCATGGTGGTGACTATGCGTTGTCTGTTGTTGAGGATATTGCAAATTTTATCGAGAAATATTAA
- a CDS encoding LBP_cg2779 family protein, with amino-acid sequence MDGVSPLVEKIINFEKEHNMTDSDLAFASHISVEHIHAAKAGIGQIDPQILNDIMKFLNENE; translated from the coding sequence ATGGACGGTGTATCACCACTAGTTGAAAAAATTATTAATTTTGAAAAAGAACATAATATGACTGATAGCGATCTCGCCTTTGCAAGTCACATTTCAGTTGAACATATTCATGCTGCAAAAGCAGGAATTGGTCAGATTGATCCACAAATTTTAAACGACATCATGAAATTTCTTAATGAGAATGAATAG
- the rpsL gene encoding 30S ribosomal protein S12: MPTINQLVRKGRKSKTSKSKSPALNFGYNSMTKNLTNNPAPQKRGVATRVGTMTPKKPNSALRKYARVRLSNLIEVTAYIPGIGHNLQEHSVVLIRGGRVKDLPGVRYHIIRGTLDTAGVTDRMQGRSKYGTKRPKK, from the coding sequence ATGCCAACTATTAACCAATTAGTACGCAAAGGCCGCAAGTCAAAGACTAGTAAATCAAAATCACCAGCTTTGAACTTCGGTTATAACAGTATGACAAAAAACTTAACCAATAATCCAGCTCCTCAAAAACGTGGAGTTGCAACTCGTGTCGGAACAATGACACCTAAAAAGCCTAACTCAGCTCTTCGTAAGTATGCCCGTGTGCGCCTCTCTAACTTAATTGAGGTTACAGCATACATTCCTGGAATTGGCCACAACTTACAGGAACATAGTGTTGTCTTAATTCGTGGAGGCCGTGTAAAAGATCTTCCCGGTGTTCGTTATCATATTATTCGTGGAACTCTTGATACAGCAGGAGTTACCGATCGTATGCAGGGCCGTTCAAAATACGGAACTAAGCGTCCAAAGAAATAA
- the rpsG gene encoding 30S ribosomal protein S7, which yields MPRKGTIVKQDILADPIYNSKLVSRLINHMMKDGKRGKAQNILYRAFDIIHEQTNKDPLEVFQDAMNNVMPVLEVKARRIGGSNYQVPIEVRPERRTTLALRWIVQYSRLRNERSMDEKLAHEIMDAANNTGASVKKREDTHKMAEANRAFAQYRW from the coding sequence ATGCCAAGAAAAGGCACAATCGTCAAACAAGATATATTGGCAGATCCAATATATAATTCAAAATTAGTATCAAGACTTATCAATCACATGATGAAAGATGGAAAACGCGGTAAGGCTCAAAATATCCTTTATCGAGCATTTGACATCATTCATGAACAGACTAATAAAGATCCGCTTGAAGTTTTTCAAGATGCCATGAATAATGTAATGCCTGTTCTTGAAGTTAAAGCACGCCGGATTGGTGGTTCTAACTATCAAGTACCGATTGAAGTTCGTCCTGAAAGAAGAACAACTTTAGCTTTGCGCTGGATCGTTCAGTATTCACGTCTTCGTAACGAGCGTTCAATGGATGAAAAATTAGCTCATGAAATTATGGATGCAGCTAATAATACAGGTGCATCTGTGAAGAAACGTGAAGATACACACAAAATGGCAGAAGCAAATCGTGCATTTGCTCAGTATCGTTGGTAA
- the fusA gene encoding elongation factor G, translated as MAAKREFPLAKTRNIGIMAHIDAGKTTTTERILFYTGKIHKIGETHEGASQMDWMEEEQERGITITSAATTAQWKDYRINIIDTPGHVDFTIEVERSLRVLDGVITVLDAQSGVEPQTENVWRQAANYNVPNIVFVNKMDKIGADFDYSVQTIHDRLQANAHAIQIPIGAEDQFSGIIDLITMQAYVYDVDEIGDKWDTVEIPAEYQDKAKKMHDELVEAVADVNDDVMEKYLNGEEITVEELKAGIRRATIDLKFFPVLVGSAFKNKGVQMLLDAVVDYLPSPLEVRPYIAHKPGTEEDVELTAGDDKPFAALAFKIATDPFVGRLTYIRVYTGSLPSGSYVLNATKDSRERVGRLLQMHANHRTEISEVFSGDIAAAIGLKNTTTGDSLTDVNNPLILESMVFPDPVIQVSIEPDSKEDRDKLDVALQKLAEEDPTFQAETNAETGQTLIAGMGELHLDIMVERMRREFKVAAKVGEPQVAYRETFTKPASAQGKFVRQSGGKGQYGDVYIEFTPNEEGKGFEFENAIVGGVVPREYIPSVEAGLKEAMANGVLAGYPLIDVKARLYDGSYHEVDSSEAAFKVAASISLHEAAKKAGAVILEPIMKVEVIVPEEYLGDIMGQITARRGRVEGMEARGNAQVVNGFVPLAEMFGYATTLRSATQGRGTFTMTFDHYEAVPKSIQEEIIKKNGGNSSDK; from the coding sequence ATGGCCGCAAAACGAGAATTTCCACTCGCTAAAACGAGAAATATCGGTATTATGGCCCATATCGATGCGGGAAAAACAACAACTACAGAGAGAATTCTTTTTTATACTGGTAAAATTCACAAGATTGGTGAAACCCATGAAGGTGCATCTCAGATGGACTGGATGGAAGAAGAACAAGAACGTGGAATTACGATCACTTCTGCTGCAACTACAGCTCAGTGGAAAGATTATCGAATCAATATCATTGATACCCCAGGACACGTTGACTTTACAATCGAGGTTGAACGTTCTTTACGTGTATTAGATGGAGTTATTACAGTTTTGGATGCTCAATCTGGAGTAGAACCGCAGACAGAAAATGTTTGGCGCCAGGCTGCTAACTATAACGTTCCAAATATTGTTTTCGTTAACAAAATGGATAAAATTGGAGCTGATTTTGATTATTCAGTTCAAACAATTCATGATCGTTTGCAGGCAAATGCTCATGCAATCCAAATCCCAATTGGAGCAGAAGATCAATTCAGCGGAATTATCGATTTAATTACTATGCAGGCTTACGTTTATGACGTAGACGAAATTGGTGATAAATGGGATACTGTTGAAATTCCGGCAGAATATCAAGATAAAGCTAAAAAAATGCATGATGAGTTAGTTGAAGCTGTTGCTGATGTTAATGATGATGTCATGGAAAAATATCTTAACGGTGAAGAAATCACTGTTGAAGAATTAAAAGCTGGTATTCGTCGGGCAACTATTGATCTTAAATTCTTTCCTGTTTTAGTAGGTTCAGCATTTAAGAATAAAGGTGTTCAAATGCTTTTGGACGCAGTAGTTGATTATCTTCCATCACCTCTTGAAGTTAGACCTTATATTGCTCATAAACCAGGAACTGAAGAAGATGTTGAATTAACTGCAGGTGATGATAAACCATTTGCTGCCTTGGCATTTAAGATTGCAACAGATCCGTTTGTTGGACGTTTAACTTATATTCGTGTTTATACGGGATCTCTACCATCAGGTTCTTATGTTTTAAATGCAACTAAAGACTCACGTGAACGTGTTGGGCGTCTTCTTCAAATGCACGCTAATCACCGGACAGAAATTTCTGAAGTATTCTCAGGAGATATTGCAGCAGCAATTGGTTTGAAGAATACAACAACAGGGGATTCTCTAACTGATGTTAATAATCCGTTAATTCTTGAATCAATGGTCTTCCCAGACCCAGTTATTCAGGTTTCAATTGAACCAGATTCAAAAGAAGATCGTGATAAACTAGATGTGGCTTTACAAAAACTCGCTGAAGAAGATCCTACTTTCCAAGCAGAAACAAATGCCGAAACTGGTCAGACTTTGATCGCTGGAATGGGTGAATTGCATTTGGATATCATGGTTGAAAGAATGCGCCGTGAATTCAAGGTAGCAGCTAAAGTTGGTGAACCACAAGTTGCTTACCGAGAAACATTTACTAAACCAGCTTCTGCTCAAGGTAAATTTGTTCGTCAGAGTGGTGGTAAAGGTCAATATGGTGATGTTTATATTGAATTTACACCAAACGAAGAAGGAAAAGGCTTTGAATTTGAGAATGCGATCGTTGGTGGGGTTGTTCCTCGTGAATATATTCCATCAGTCGAAGCTGGTTTGAAAGAAGCAATGGCTAACGGTGTTTTAGCTGGATATCCATTGATTGACGTTAAAGCAAGACTTTACGATGGTTCTTACCATGAAGTCGATTCATCTGAAGCTGCTTTCAAGGTTGCTGCATCTATTTCATTACATGAAGCTGCTAAAAAAGCTGGTGCTGTGATTTTGGAACCAATCATGAAAGTTGAAGTTATCGTACCTGAAGAATATCTTGGTGATATTATGGGTCAGATTACTGCTCGTCGTGGTCGAGTTGAAGGAATGGAAGCTCGTGGTAATGCTCAGGTAGTTAATGGTTTTGTTCCATTAGCTGAAATGTTTGGGTATGCAACTACTTTACGTTCTGCAACTCAGGGACGTGGTACTTTCACAATGACTTTTGATCACTATGAAGCTGTACCTAAGTCAATTCAAGAAGAAATTATCAAGAAAAACGGTGGTAATTCTTCTGATAAATAA
- a CDS encoding ATP-binding cassette domain-containing protein: MFRIEAMSINQKLVQVKDLTMGFEKRPLFNNLNLTIEQGDFLSIIGPNGTGKSTLLHIIMKKLTPKSGKVEYVGSNFGPSKISFVPQTRNISENYPLNIFSFVGLRLFNNLIPWLTKSDKQKVSEAIEKVRLTDKSDNLLASSSGGEQQRAYIAQALVNNPEMIILDEPTNGLDERSKDEVMEILKLLQTKDNVTIVLVTHDPESVKNNSTKILMLNGDSTYSVGDQTLLEDANVKF; the protein is encoded by the coding sequence TTGTTTAGAATAGAGGCTATGAGTATAAATCAAAAACTGGTACAAGTAAAAGACTTAACAATGGGGTTTGAAAAAAGACCCCTTTTTAATAATTTGAATTTGACAATTGAACAAGGAGACTTTTTGTCAATTATCGGTCCTAACGGAACGGGAAAGAGCACTTTACTCCACATAATTATGAAAAAACTGACTCCTAAAAGTGGTAAGGTTGAATATGTTGGAAGCAATTTTGGGCCTAGTAAAATTAGTTTTGTTCCACAAACACGTAATATTTCTGAAAACTACCCTCTGAACATATTTAGTTTTGTTGGTTTACGATTGTTTAATAATCTAATTCCTTGGTTAACTAAAAGCGATAAGCAAAAAGTTAGTGAAGCAATAGAAAAAGTAAGATTAACTGATAAGTCGGATAATCTGTTAGCGAGTTCTTCGGGTGGTGAACAGCAACGGGCGTATATTGCTCAAGCATTAGTTAATAATCCAGAAATGATAATTCTAGATGAACCAACAAATGGCTTAGATGAACGTTCGAAAGATGAAGTAATGGAAATTTTAAAATTGCTTCAAACTAAAGACAATGTCACGATTGTTTTAGTTACTCATGATCCAGAATCTGTTAAAAATAACAGCACCAAAATTTTAATGCTTAATGGTGATTCCACTTATTCTGTTGGAGATCAGACACTACTGGAGGATGCCAATGTTAAATTCTGA
- a CDS encoding metal ABC transporter permease, which yields MLNSEFMFNSFVSGTVIAIVCGIMSTFVLIRKLPFLTHMISEIGFSGAAFGIFAGLPPITGMLIFTTLAAVMTSVGANKFSSNDALVSVISALFMGSGALFLTLAKGNASYTTTLMFGSITAITKQNVIQILVVAGIVLITILLMFRPLKFDSFDPIAAQYSSLKTYWISLIFLILTAFTASVAAQIVGALLIFVLLTLPAAIAFYWGRNFSELIILSVLCALIGTWGGLYLSYVTDLPVTFFITLIEAILFFATLIAKKFIR from the coding sequence ATGTTAAATTCTGAATTTATGTTCAATTCTTTTGTATCAGGGACTGTTATAGCGATAGTCTGTGGCATTATGAGCACCTTTGTTTTAATTAGAAAGTTACCTTTTCTAACTCATATGATTTCTGAAATTGGATTTTCAGGAGCTGCTTTTGGTATTTTTGCGGGATTACCTCCGATAACGGGGATGTTAATATTCACCACGTTAGCAGCAGTGATGACAAGTGTTGGGGCTAATAAATTTTCTTCAAATGATGCGCTGGTTAGTGTGATTTCCGCCCTTTTTATGGGATCAGGAGCGTTATTTCTCACTTTAGCTAAGGGGAATGCCAGTTATACAACGACTTTGATGTTTGGAAGTATCACAGCAATTACTAAACAAAATGTCATTCAAATTTTAGTTGTTGCAGGGATTGTCTTAATTACAATTTTGTTAATGTTTCGTCCATTGAAGTTTGATTCCTTCGATCCAATTGCTGCTCAGTATTCGAGTTTAAAAACTTACTGGATTTCCTTAATCTTTTTGATCTTGACAGCATTTACTGCCAGCGTTGCAGCTCAAATTGTAGGTGCTTTGTTAATATTTGTCCTCTTAACGCTGCCTGCGGCAATTGCTTTTTACTGGGGTAGAAACTTCAGTGAATTAATTATTTTGAGCGTTTTATGCGCATTAATCGGAACTTGGGGTGGACTTTATTTATCTTATGTTACTGATCTGCCAGTAACTTTCTTCATTACGTTAATTGAAGCAATTCTCTTCTTTGCAACTTTAATTGCGAAAAAGTTTATTAGATAA